The following are encoded together in the bacterium genome:
- a CDS encoding ABC transporter ATP-binding protein, translated as MPALDHVSFEVAEGELVTVVGPSGCGKSTLIHIIAGLIRPAAGDLFVDGRRVRGPGSDRGVVFQELAILPWRTVRRNIGHGLEIAGVPGPARETIVARYIDLVGLRGFEDRYPHELSGGMKQRVAVARTLAPDPNVILMDEPFAAVDAQTRITLQEELLRISVVTKKTILFVTHSVDEAVFLGDRVMVLTRRPGTVKESVTVPLPRGARSWDVVNRDGRFLEVRDHVLQSVRTEVTSPEAAQAARRPGAQ; from the coding sequence GTGCCGGCGCTCGACCACGTGTCGTTCGAGGTGGCGGAAGGCGAGCTGGTGACGGTCGTCGGCCCGAGCGGGTGCGGCAAGTCGACGCTCATCCACATTATCGCGGGGTTGATCCGGCCCGCCGCCGGCGACCTGTTCGTCGACGGCCGGCGCGTTCGCGGCCCCGGGAGCGACCGGGGCGTGGTGTTCCAGGAACTCGCGATCCTGCCCTGGCGCACGGTCCGGCGCAACATCGGGCACGGCCTCGAGATCGCCGGCGTCCCGGGGCCGGCACGGGAGACGATCGTCGCCCGCTACATCGACCTCGTGGGACTGCGCGGGTTCGAAGACCGCTACCCGCACGAGCTGTCCGGCGGCATGAAGCAGCGTGTGGCGGTGGCGCGGACGCTGGCCCCCGATCCCAACGTCATCCTCATGGACGAGCCGTTCGCCGCCGTGGATGCCCAAACACGGATCACGCTTCAAGAAGAATTGCTCCGGATCTCCGTCGTCACGAAGAAGACGATCCTGTTCGTCACGCACAGCGTCGATGAGGCGGTGTTCCTCGGCGACCGCGTGATGGTCCTGACGCGCCGCCCCGGGACGGTCAAGGAGTCGGTGACGGTCCCGCTGCCGCGCGGCGCGCGGTCCTGGGACGTCGTCAACCGCGACGGCCGGTTCCTGGAGGTCCGCGACCACGTGCTGCAGTCCGTGAGGACCGAAGTCACGAGTCCGGAGGCGGCGCAGGCCGCGAGACGCCCCGGAGCGCAATGA
- a CDS encoding ABC transporter substrate-binding protein: MLRRSAALVCAIACTLVAGAVGRAAPMPTTVTLITVTNMLHTPEFVAVEKGFFLKHGINVKFIHTQTGAEANAAMESGAAQFTDTGVTSVQAAREAGLKVFMAVPVLNDATTEYGDSPLAVVARADSGIKPEDARSFAGKKVGLVRGGTADVWLTTWLTKQGVDPKQVGYLNVEPGSQLVTIQNKNVDAIATWEPFQTVILETMGPQAVLIKRGGPILGYILGVGTTEAYAQSHAAIVQDVADAIAETSFWIRTHPGDAAQVVTHWIPGLDAKVAADAIKHIPFDPRVSGCTVKAFAAATQLLYEQHKIKALMPADQQLTDRFAKQTQALYPGLFRDLKPIPASCGR; this comes from the coding sequence GTGCTGCGACGTTCCGCGGCGCTGGTCTGCGCAATCGCATGTACCCTCGTCGCCGGCGCGGTGGGGCGGGCGGCCCCCATGCCGACCACGGTGACGCTGATCACCGTCACCAACATGCTCCACACGCCCGAATTCGTGGCGGTCGAGAAGGGGTTCTTTCTCAAGCACGGGATCAACGTGAAGTTTATCCACACCCAGACGGGCGCCGAGGCCAATGCCGCCATGGAATCGGGCGCCGCGCAGTTCACGGACACCGGCGTGACGTCGGTCCAGGCGGCGCGCGAGGCCGGGCTCAAGGTGTTCATGGCCGTGCCGGTCCTGAACGACGCCACCACCGAGTACGGCGACAGTCCGCTGGCCGTCGTCGCCCGGGCGGACAGCGGGATCAAGCCCGAGGACGCGCGGAGCTTCGCCGGCAAGAAGGTCGGGCTGGTCCGGGGCGGCACGGCGGACGTGTGGCTGACGACGTGGCTGACGAAGCAGGGCGTCGATCCGAAGCAGGTCGGCTACTTGAACGTCGAGCCGGGATCCCAGCTCGTCACGATCCAGAACAAGAACGTCGATGCCATCGCCACGTGGGAGCCCTTCCAGACGGTGATCCTCGAGACCATGGGGCCGCAGGCCGTGCTGATCAAGCGCGGGGGCCCGATCCTGGGCTACATCCTCGGCGTCGGGACCACCGAGGCGTACGCGCAGAGCCACGCGGCGATCGTCCAGGACGTCGCCGACGCGATCGCCGAGACCTCGTTCTGGATCCGCACCCATCCCGGGGACGCCGCCCAGGTGGTGACGCACTGGATTCCCGGGCTCGACGCGAAAGTGGCCGCGGATGCCATCAAGCACATCCCCTTCGATCCGCGGGTCAGCGGCTGCACGGTCAAGGCGTTTGCCGCGGCGACGCAGCTGCTCTACGAGCAGCACAAGATCAAGGCACTCATGCCCGCCGACCAGCAGCTGACCGACCGTTTCGCGAAGCAGACCCAGGCGCTGTACCCGGGGCTGTTCCGCGACCTCAAGCCGATCCCGGCGTCGTGCGGCCGCTAG
- a CDS encoding amidohydrolase family protein, whose amino-acid sequence MIDAHQHFWDPSTADYPWMTGDFAAVRRRFGPEDLRPLLAECGVDRTILVQTRASLEESREFLAIACRTDFIAGVVAWVDLSASDVAGQLEMLRSSAGGRRLVGVRHQVHDEADPEWLLRPGLRLIVDHLAKPPLRTGALGEWAAALAPLAAYGNVWCKLSGLIAEADWRRWRPDDLTGCVREALAWFGADRLMFGSDWPVCLLAGTYAEVLDAARHALGDLPGAAREKIFGANAAAAYRLRPYGRPA is encoded by the coding sequence GTGATCGACGCCCATCAGCATTTCTGGGATCCGTCCACGGCGGACTACCCGTGGATGACGGGCGACTTCGCGGCCGTCCGGCGCCGCTTCGGCCCCGAAGATCTGCGTCCGCTGCTGGCGGAATGCGGTGTGGACCGCACCATCCTCGTGCAGACCCGCGCGAGCCTCGAGGAGTCGCGCGAGTTCCTGGCCATCGCGTGCCGGACGGACTTCATCGCCGGTGTCGTGGCCTGGGTGGACTTGAGCGCGTCCGACGTGGCGGGGCAACTCGAGATGCTCCGGTCGTCGGCCGGGGGAAGGCGGCTCGTCGGGGTCCGCCACCAGGTGCACGATGAGGCAGACCCCGAGTGGCTGCTGCGCCCCGGCCTTCGCCTGATCGTGGATCATCTCGCCAAGCCGCCGCTGCGGACGGGGGCACTCGGAGAATGGGCGGCCGCGCTCGCTCCGCTCGCCGCGTACGGCAATGTCTGGTGCAAGCTCTCCGGGCTGATCGCCGAGGCGGACTGGCGCCGGTGGCGCCCCGATGACCTGACCGGGTGCGTACGGGAGGCGCTGGCGTGGTTCGGGGCGGACCGGCTCATGTTCGGCTCGGATTGGCCGGTGTGTCTGCTGGCCGGGACGTACGCCGAGGTGCTCGACGCGGCGCGCCATGCCCTGGGCGATCTGCCGGGCGCGGCGCGGGAGAAAATCTTCGGCGCCAATGCCGCGGCGGCGTATCGGCTCCGGCCGTACGGACGGCCCGCATGA
- a CDS encoding aldo/keto reductase, with product MDPATRVRLGRSALQVTRLGLGTAPLGGLFASVGDADASAVLARAYAEGLRLFDTAPLYGSGLAERRVGSALRERPRDEFVLATKVGRLLRAGAPPDRTQFRDGRPLYQGALPFNPVFDFSYDGVLRSMDESLERLGLGRIDILHIHDPDDHYDEARAGAYAALARLRGEGVIGAVGVGMNGTAVLLRFARETDVDCFLVAGRYTLLDQSALPDLLPVCLARGIAVIAGGVFNSGILAAPAPDAPFDYGPAAPEVIAKARRLEALCAEHGVPLAAAALQFPFGHPAVTAVVVGCRSEHELADNVRMFRRPIPASLWDGLRRARLLPDDVPVPPEAA from the coding sequence ATGGATCCCGCGACGCGCGTACGCCTGGGTAGGTCCGCCCTCCAGGTCACGCGTCTCGGCCTGGGCACCGCCCCGCTGGGGGGCCTGTTCGCCTCCGTCGGCGACGCGGACGCATCGGCCGTCCTCGCGCGCGCCTACGCCGAAGGCCTTCGGCTGTTCGATACCGCGCCGCTGTACGGCAGCGGTCTGGCCGAGCGCAGAGTCGGATCGGCGCTGCGGGAGCGCCCGCGGGATGAGTTCGTGCTCGCGACGAAGGTGGGGCGTCTTCTTCGCGCCGGCGCGCCGCCCGACCGGACGCAGTTTCGCGACGGCCGGCCCCTGTATCAGGGCGCCCTCCCGTTCAATCCCGTCTTTGACTTCTCGTACGACGGCGTGCTCCGCTCCATGGACGAAAGCCTCGAGCGGCTCGGGCTCGGGCGAATCGACATCCTGCACATTCATGATCCGGACGACCACTACGATGAGGCGCGCGCCGGCGCGTATGCGGCGCTGGCCCGGCTGCGCGGCGAGGGGGTGATCGGGGCTGTCGGCGTGGGCATGAACGGGACCGCCGTGCTGCTGCGCTTCGCGCGGGAGACCGACGTCGACTGCTTCCTCGTGGCGGGGCGGTACACGCTGCTGGATCAGAGCGCGCTGCCGGACCTGCTGCCCGTGTGTCTGGCCCGGGGCATCGCCGTCATCGCGGGCGGCGTGTTCAACAGCGGCATCCTGGCGGCGCCCGCGCCGGACGCCCCGTTCGACTACGGCCCGGCCGCTCCCGAGGTGATCGCCAAAGCGCGGCGGCTCGAGGCGCTGTGCGCCGAGCACGGCGTGCCGCTGGCCGCGGCGGCGCTCCAGTTTCCGTTCGGCCATCCGGCCGTCACCGCGGTGGTGGTCGGGTGCCGGTCCGAGCACGAACTGGCGGACAACGTGCGCATGTTTCGCCGTCCCATACCCGCGTCGCTGTGGGACGGTCTCCGCCGGGCACGTCTGCTCCCGGACGATGTCCCGGTGCCGCCCGAAGCCGCCTGA